The genomic region TAAATTCCTAAAAAGTAGGTACTGTGGTAAAATAAAGACAGGAGCCAACGTATGGCAAAGGAAAAAACACCACCACACAAAGTTGTAATGACTGAAGGCAAAAGAGAGATTATTAAAACTTTGCTTTCAGAATACGACATCCAGTCAGCGCAGGATATTCAGGAAGCACTGAAAGACCTTCTAGGCGGAACCATCAAAGAAATGATGGAAGCAGAGATGGAGGCTCACTTGGGATATGAAAAATCTGAGCGTTCTGACAACGATGATTACCGAAACGGTTACAAGTCAAAGACTGTAAAATCAAGTATCGGAGAAGTTGAACTGGAAGTTCCTCAAGACAGAAAATCAACTTTCGAACCGCAGGTCGTAAAAAAAGGCCAGAAAGATATTTCTGACATCGATCATAAAATCATATCAATGTATGCAAAGGGAATGACAACCCGTCAGATTTCAGACACCATCGAAGACATTTACGGCTTTGATGTGTCTGAGGGTTTTATTTCCGATGTCACAGATAAGATAGTTCCGCAGATTGAAGAATGGCAGAACCGGCCGCTTGATGATGTTTATCCGGTCATTTACATCGATGCCATTCACTATTCTGTCAGAGACAACGGAGTGATTGTCAAAAAAGCCGCTTATGTAATTCTTGGACTTACCTGTGACGGGCGTAAGGAAGTGCTGTCGCTTGCCATAGGCAAAAATGAAAGTGCTAAGTTCTGGCTGAACGCTCTGAATGAGCTTAAGAACCGTGGAGTGCAGGATATTATGATTATCTGTGCTGACGGCCTTACAGGTATCAAAGAGGCCATCTATGCCGCATTTCCAAAAACTGATTATCAGCGCTGTATGGTTCACATGGTCCGCAACACTCTGAAATACGTTGCATCAAAGACATGAAATCTTTCGCTACTGACCTGAAGACAATTTACAACGCAGCCTCCGAAGGTGAAGGGCTGAAAGCTCGCGACCGAGTTGTTGAAAAATGGTCCGCAAAATATCCGAACTCCATGAAGCGCTGGATAGAAAACTGGGATGTTGTCGTGCCTATTTTTAAGTTCTCTAAGGATATCCGGAAAATCATTTACACCACGAATGCGATTGAAAGCCTGAATTCCAGTTACCGAAAACTCAATCGCCAGCGCAGTGTATTCCCAAGCGACCAGGCTCTGCTCAAAGCTTTGTATCTTACAACTTTTGAAGCAACAAAAAAATGGACTCAGCCGATTCACAACTGGGGTCAGGCCTACGGAGAAATGTGCATAATGTACGAAGGTCGCCTGCCTGACTAATCTATAAAAAAAGACAATTTCACAGCAAGGAAGCTGTCTTTAGTATTTAACTCTTGATAAAAAATCAACAGTATTTTATATTCAAAAAATAAACAGTAGCTGTCAGCTACTTGTGGGATATACCCGCATTAAAACTTTTTACCGCAGCCTACTGAATTTACAGAAAGGACTTCACAGTCTCAATTACAAATTACAAATCACACATTATCAATTACAAATTGCTTCCACTTCAGCTGTGGTAAGGCCGGTTGCTTGTGCTATCTTTTGTACGGAATCGCCTAATTGTTTTAAGATACGTGCTGTTTCAAGCGCTTTTTGGTGGGAACCGCGGGCTTCGCCTTCATCGAAAGCATCCATCAGTACTGCCGGTAATATGTGATATTCTTTCCTCAGCTGTTCGTTGCGTTTTACTGTTTGTATCATTTGCTCTATCCTCCCTGTATATGCTGTCGTTACTTTGCCGGTTTTTACATACTGTAAAAAGCCTTGTAATTCCTTATTATCTGCGGTTCTAAACCAGTTTGCATTGAGTATAATCTTTTTTGCATCTTTTACAAATATGCGGGCATCTGCTGTGTCGTACGCCGAAAATAAATGCTCAACGTATACCCGATACGCCTCCGCTTTATTTTCGGCTATCTCCTTGCATCTGCTCCGCCTCTTTGCAAAAGGTGTTTCAGAAGCGGCACGGATGCCGCTGGTTCTAGCAGCAGCGATGTTTTGCTGAATGGCAAAACTCGTGTTTTCCGATAGACACGGATGTCTATCGGAAAACACATCTCAATATCGTAAGATGTGTCGGCTTTGTCTTTTACTAATACATCCAGTCGGACGGTTTTGGCTCCGGAATTAGCGGTAACAGTATTTTGGGACGATAGATACGTGATTTTCTCGATTTTAGCATTAAAAAGCATCTCAAGAAATTCTTTACAGATAGGTTCATACTCCATAACCTTACAGAACATGAAATCATCGGCAATGGTGAGGTCTTCAAAAGGTTTTTGTGTCATTCACACCTCCTATAGTCCTTATACGACTTTTAGATGTTTTTGGCTTGAAAAATGCGGCAAATTCATCATTTTTAATTAAAAATTACTAAATGGAAATACGGACTCCGATGATGCAGTTGCAGTGGAACCAGCCTCTGCTTTCAACAACAATACCAATGTGCGTCAGGAACAAAGCTAAGGGGGGCAATTGATAATAGATAATTGGTAATTACAAATTACAAATTACCAATTGATAATGTGATTGTTGATAAATCAAAAGCGTTTGCGTTGAAGGTCATCGCCTTGTACAAAAAGCTTTGCGATACGAACCGTGAGTTTGTTATGTCAAAACAGCTTTTAAAAAGCGGAACGAGCATCGGGGCAAACATTAAAGAAGCCCAGCAAGGACAAAGCAAAGCAGACTTTTATGCAAAGCTCTTGGGATAAAGGCGGGTTCTTAGGGTGATAACCCTAAGCGGTTATTTTGAAGATAGGAAGGGTTGAAGGGGAGGAAAGAAACCTTTATCCGAAAAAAGTGTCTTTCCTCCCCTTAGCAATTAGTTAAGCGATTCCACTTCGGCTTGGGTAAGACCGGAAATTAAGCAAATTTCTGCTACAGGATAAGCACGCTGACGCATAAGTCGTGCTGTTTCAAGCTTTGCTTGATGGGAACCTTGAGATAGTCCTTGAGATATCCCTTTGGCAAAGGCTATTTTTCCTGCTTCTTCTCTCTGTACTGCAATATCTGTGTCATAATCATATTCGGCTATTAACATATTGATCACCTCCCGTGACTTTCGCTGTAAGTATTCTTTTAATATTCCTTTTTCTATACATATCTTTACCGCATTGGTAAAGCCGTTTCCAGGATCGAGTTGCGTTTGGATGCGCACCTCTTCAATAAACAAACTGTATTCATCTAAGGTTTTGCAACGGCTCAATACTTCTGCTCCCTTGCTTTTGTTTATGTTATATACCTTTACCTCAAGGTCTAACGGTATCCGTTCAGGTTTTGTAATAAAAGCATCGGATAGTTTTAACACTATAGTTTCAGGGTAGTCGTTTAATCCGTTGTAGAACACATAGAACTCAGGTTCTTTTGAAAATAAACGACGCATCTACTGCGTCGTACGGCAAAAAAGTGTCCTCAACGTATCATAGATACGCCTGCGGTACTTTTTTGCCTAACTCCTTGTATCTACGCCGTCTATTTCCAAAAGGCTTTTCAGAACCGCCATGGATGGCGGTGATTCCATACAGCAGCGAGTTTTTGCTTTAGGCAATTAGGCAAAAACTCGTAAGCAAAGACTGTACAAGGAGGTACAGTCTTTGCGATGGCATGTTCTCGTTTATGGTAGATTGGTGTTCAGCAAGAACGATAATCTTATTGTCTACAAGGCAGGAAACATCGTTTATAATATTCATGTACATGACATTATCAAGCTTTATGTTTTCTACAGGGCAGGAAAGTTGAAGGTTTGTTCCGTGTAAGGCATTATATAACGACAAGAAGTTTTCTTTTGCCTTTTCATCTTCACTGAATAGGTCAACAAATACCGAGTCTTTATATTTTCTGTTTGCAGTAGACATAGCGATTTCCTCTCACTGACTACATTATAGCATAGAGTATAGGATTTTGAAAACTTATCAATTGCACATTACCCATTACAAATTAATTCAACCGCATCAAAAGCATAAGCCCATTGGAGCGCGGATATCCATTTTACTTTCCGCACAGTTTTTTTCCGGAAGAAGGCATTATCGTTAATTATGTTGTTTACACAAATCTTTTTACAGGGGCATATTTGGTGTTTAGGATGTTTCCCATAGCTTGAGGATTTTCCCGCAGAATGGTAATATTATCTTCGTACATAACTTTATGATAAAGAAAAGATTAATTACGTTTTTGGCGCATTCGAAGCGCTACGTTTATTTAAACGTTTTATGGCAGTGGATCGCCCTTGTTTCGCAGATTGCGGCGGTGTTTTTTATTGGGCGTCTTTTGGAATCCTTGTTCAAGGGGACGATTACCTCAAAAGGAATGATTACGGCGGGTGTTGTTTTCATAGCGGCGCTTGCAGTGCGGGCTGTTGCAACAAAGTATGCAACCCGCTATGCCTTTCTTGCCGGGCGGGATGTTAAAACAACCTTGCGGGATGCACTCTACGCGAAACTGCTGAAACTCGGCGCAGCCTATCGGGATAGCATCGCTACTTCGGAAGTAGTGCAGCTTGCCTCAGATGGGATTGAACAGCTTGAAATATACTTCGGCAGATACCTGCCTCAGTTTTTCTATAGCCTCCTTGCGCCGCTCACCCTGTTTGCGGTGTTGGCGCCGGTCAGTTTTAAGGCGGCACTCATCCTCCTCGGCTGCGTTCCCCTCATACCGATTTCCATTGTTGCCGTGCAAAAAATCGCCAAGCGGCTGCTCAGTAAATACTGGGGCGCTTATGCAGGGCTCGGCGACAGGTTTTTGGAAAACCTTCAGGGACTGACAACGCTGAAAATATATCAGGCGGATGAGGCAAAAGCCGAAGAGATGGACAGAGAAGCGGAACACTTCCGGCGCATCACAATGAAGGTGCTCAGTATGCAGCTCAATTCCATTACCGTTATGGATGTAATTGCCTACGGAGGAGCTGCTGCCGGTATCATCACCGCAGCATATCAATTTGCCACAGGGAGTATTTCGATTGCGGCGACATTCAGCATCATTCTCTTGTCGGCGGAGTTTTTTATCCCGCTTAGACTGCTCGGCTCTTTTTTCCATATCGCGATGAACGGAATGGCCGCCTCGGATAAACTTTTCTATATCCTCGACTTACCCGAACCTGCGGAAGCGTCCGGCGCCATCGACAGCGCCGCCGGTATCACCGTTCAAGACCTCTCGTTCTCTTATACCGAGCAACGAGCAATCCTTGCAGACATCAATCTCACCATTCCGCACGGTTCATTTATCGCCCTTGCAGGGGAATCCGGATGCGGCAAAAGCACGATTGCAGCGCTCCTTTCCGGTAAGCATAAAAACTATACGGGGCGCATCCTGTTCGGTGCAGACGAACTGAAAACCATCGATGAATGCTGTATCATGCGGCATATCGCGGTCGTAAAACACAATGCGTATCTTTTTAAAGGAACCGTTGGAGATAACTTACGGATTGCAAAGCCGGATGCTTCTGATGAAGAAATGACTGCCGTGCTCAAAAAAGTAAACCTCTCAGACTTCTTAGATACGCAAAAGGGCTTGGACACCGAACTACAGGAAGGCGGTGTGAATTTTTCCGGCGGACAGCGGCAGCGGCTTGCATTGGCACGCGCCCTCCTCTTCGACAGCCCCGTCTATATTTTTGACGAAGCAACTTCCAATATCGATATTGAAAGCGAAGAGCGGATATTGCAGGTTATTCATGAGCTGAAACAAACAAAGACGGTGCTGCTTATTTCGCACCGGTTGGCAAACAGCGTAGACACCGATTGTATCTACTTTATGGAACACGGACGAATTACCGAAAAAGGTACTCATAACGAATTGATGGCGTTGGACGGCCGCTATTGTGCTTTGTACAAGAGCCAGTCGGAGTTGGAACGGTACGGCAACACTGCCGATAGTCAAGCAGTACATGAGGAGCGATAAATGAATACATCCAAACGCAGAAGTGCCCTGACCATAATGGGTTCACTGATTACCCTTGTCCGCCCCCTCCTTCCCGTTATGGTGATTGCAATTACCGCAGGAGTGCTCGGGTTTTTATGCGCAATCTTTATCACCATCCTCGGCGGCGAAGCTGTTATCGCTGCGATTTATGACAAAGTACCGATCGCGATCGGAAAGACATTCTTCGGGCTCAGCCTTAAACAGATTGCTATAGCGATCATCATTCTTGGCGTTCTTCGGGGTGCGCTCCACTATGGAGAGCAATACTGCAATCACTATATCGCGTTTAAGCTTTTAGCAATTATCCGGCATAAGGTATTCAGTGTCTTACGGAAGCTCGCTCCGGCAAAACTGGAGGGCAAAGATAAAGGGAATTTGATCTCACTGATAACCATCGACATCGAGCTTTTGGAAGTGTTTTATGCCCATACTATCTCCCCCATCGTTATCGCGGTGCTGACCTCCCTTTGTATGCTGATCTTTCTCGGCAGCCGCAGTCTTATTGCGGTACCGGTCGCACTCGCAGGGTATATTACGGTAGGCGTGATTATTCCCCTGCGCAACGGCAAGCGGACAAGCGAACAGGGACTTGCCTTTAGAACGGAATTCGGAAACTTGAATAGCTTTGTTCTTGAAGCCCTGCGCGGCTTGGAAGAAATTATCCAATACGGGGCGGGGGAACGTATTCGAACCGAGCTGCGGCAGCGGTCGGATAATCTCGGGAAAGGCGGGGAATATTTAAGTACACAGGAAGCACGGCAGCGTATTGAAACGAACACAGTCATTTTATTCTTTACTTTTGCTCAACTTTTTCTTTCTATTATGCTTTTCCGGCAGGGAAGCATCGACTTTGCCGCCGCCGTAGGAATAACACTCGGCATGAGCGCCTCTTTCGGCCCCGTGCTTGCTCTTGCGCAGCTTTCCAATAATTTACATCAAACGCTCGCAAGCGGCGACCGTATCTTGAGCCTATTGGAAGAACAGCCGCTCGTAGAAGAAATCCCCCCCGACGGCAAACAGCGCTCATTTGAAGGCGCTGCGGCCGATCATATTGATTTCAGCTACGGCAGCGAACGGATATTGCACGATTACAGCGCCGTCATTCAAAAAGATAGCATTACCGGCATACACGGCGCAAGCGGATCGGGTAAGTCTACCCTGCTTAAACTGCTGATGCGGTTTTGGGAAGTGCAAAAAGGCGCGATACGCATCTCAGGCGAGGACATAAAAACCGTCCCGACCGGAGCGTTGCGGGCGATGGAATCCTGCGTTACACAGGAAAGCCAGCTCTTCAAAGGCACCATTGCCGACAATATCAAAATCGGCAAGTTGGATGCGTCGGAGGAAGCAGTCATCGCGGCGGCGCAAAAAGCATCGATTCACGACTTTATTACCACCCTTCCCGATGGGTATAATACGCCGGTCGGGGAACTCGGCGACACCCTGTCGGGCGGAGAAAAACAGCGTATCGGACTTGCCCGTGCATTTTTGCACGACGCTCCCCTACTCCTTCTCGACGAACCTACCAGCAATCTGGATGCCCTTAACGAGCGTATCATCCTCAAATCGCTCAAGGAATCCGGCGCCGGAAAGACGGTTGTGCTCGTTTCGCACCGTAAGTCAACGCTGAATATCGCCGACGCGGTCATTAACATCGAAACAACCGCATCAGACGTTTTTTAACCATTAGAATATCGCATTTCAAGGCAACCTGTTCTGAAACGGACGTTTCCGAACAGGTATTCCTATCCTATTTTTGCGTAAGGCTGAAAACGCCGTCCCAGTTGTCCGCAGGAGGCTTTTGGATAAAGGCCTCGCACTTGCGCAAATAGGCATCGGAGGGACCATCATCAGGCCGCTCTTCGCGGAGCGCTTTAAAGAGCTTAAAGGCCTCCTTCCAATCCCGCCGGTCAAACACGCAATGAGCTTCCTCAAAACGGCGTAAAAAGTCGAGCGTTGCCGAATCGACTGCATCCTTTAATTCGACCAACTCCCATAGCTGCACCGGCGTATTGATACCGACAACACGCACGCGGTCGAAGCGGCGGGTAATAAATTCGTCGCCGATTTCATTTTTCGTCATATCGGAAATCAAAAGCCATGAACCGTACTGTTTGTTTACCCCTTCCAAACGGGCGGCGAGGTTGACCGCGTTACCCATAATCGTATAGTCCATCTTCCGTTCGGTGCCCATGTTCCCGACAACCATATCGCCGGTGTTAATCCCGATGCGGGTTAAAAGCGGATTGGGGCTCATTCCCTCACGCATGAAAAGCTCGTTCAGCTCAACCTCTTTCCGTCTCATCAGCACTGCAGCACGGCACGCGAGGCGGGCATGTTCTTTATAATCCACCGGAGCGCCGAAAAACGATATAATGGCGTCCCCTTCGTATTTATCGATAGTGCCGCGTTGTTCCAAGATAATATCGCTCATACCGGAAAGATAGATATTCAGCAATTTGACCAAATGTTCCGCATCGAGCGCTTCGCTTATTGTGGAAAAGCCCTTGACATCGGTAAACATTGCGGTAATCCATTTTTTCTGCCCGCCGAGCTTGAGCATGGAAGGATCTTCTATCATCTCATTGATAACATCGCCGGAAAGGTATGTGCCGAATGCTTTGCGGAGAAAGCTCTTTTCGCGCTCACTGATGATGAACGACACCATCGAATAGGTTAAGAACGATACGAAGAGTGCCAGCACCGGTGAGATAATAAAGATATAAATACCGGTAAAGTGGAATATGAGTTGATTCACCATCAGCACGACGAGGGACAGCACAACTCCTGCAATAATCTGAACAAGGGTGCTGAACCGGCGGATAACCACAATAATACCGAAAGAAAACGCAATCGCGAGCAGAGCCGACACCCAAACCGGCGCTTGCTGTAAGAAATCACGCTGCAAAATAGTATTGGCGACCGCAGCGTGCGTACCGACATTCACATATTCGCTGTGAAAGGGGTTAACACCGATATCGGTTGTACCGGTACTTGACCACCCAATAATACAAAAAGCATCTTTAAGTTTACCGGCAAGCGCCGTTTCAAGCTCCGTATGCCGGTTATACGATGCGGCGGCATTTGCATAGAGCGTTTCGAAATCGGCCTTTACCTGATCGTAGAGTTTCGCATCTTCAGGATTCCCAGCTTGTTTTGCCTCGTTGAACAAGTGCGCTACCGACGTACCGTAGTCTGTTTCAAAAAAGCTTTTTACCGTATCCCAATAGGTCTGCACAGCAGTAAGCCAAGCTTCCTTATCCTGCACAGCCCCCGATTCCAGGGCAGTACGACGCAGTTCTTCGCTTTCATCCCATAGCTGCATACATGTATCGATCGGCGCGTAGCCGGGGCCGAGGTTCCATCCTTGATTAGCCCGTAACAGGCGTAAACTGCTTGCCGTTTTTTCTCCGCTTTCGGCATAATCGATCAGCAGATAGAAAGGAATATGAGTAAAGCTGTTTTGATAGTTTTTTTTCGGCCAGCGAATCAACATCATACCGCTTGAATCAAGCGGTATTGAAACATTTTCTTCTTTACCGTCATACACGGCACCGATCAACGTAACGAGGTTTTTATCGATGACAACTTCGGGAGCCCCCAGTTTCTTCAACAACGGAGAAAAGGCAAGCTGCATAAACACCGTGTCGCCGATATTATCCGTCAACCGGATACGCCGCCTCACGCCATCACTGTCGATATACACATTAGTAAACCCCGCTCCCGCAGCCATACGGCTGATTTCCGGTATCGGTACTAAAGCGCTATGCCGCCCATCCGATAAAGGGGCGTTCACTTTCAGTTTAGGATAGACAAACCGCTCTTTCGCAATCGCATATAAATCTTCCGTACCCTCGCTCGGAGGATCGTCCTGCATATTAACCGTAATAAACGACGAACCGAACAGCCGCATTGCCTGTCCTAAATAGCTATCGTTCTCTATCGCCACCTGCTTTGTATGCCGGTAGAGAGTATCCCGCGATTGATCGATTAAATCCACCAATTCGCTCCCATATACGCCCGCCTCCGGCAGCGTGATTTGATTATTGGCAAGGGCTGCAAAAATATCCTGTACATTTGCGCCGATTTCTTCAAAAGAAGCGGCAAACTCGGACTTTAACGCACCGTTTAAATAGGTAAAATCCACACTCATCGGGCTTTTATCGATATATTCAATATCGAAGACTGCAAACTCCGCACCGAGCTGTGTCAACGCTTCCAAGCCTTTTGCAATCGTATTACGGGTCCACGGATAAAGACCGACTTTTTCGATGGATACATCATCGATATCCAGCAGCACGATAGAAGAATCCTCTTTAACATCAGACTTTAGTCCTAAAAAGAAATCATACAGCCGATTTTCAACACCTATCCAAAACGGAAATAGGTAGACTCCCGCACTCAGTAACCCGATAATGCACGGTATAACAATTGAAGGCCACGATGTTTTTTTCTTCACTCTTTACTCCCCATTAAATCTATAGTAAGATATGTACGAGAGTTATACAATGGGAAGATGCTAAAAACTTCATTTTTTATTAAAAGGGGGGACAGAATGAAACGTACTGTATGTATTACCGTTGCGGTTTTGATTACCATAGCGGCATCATTCGGCCAAGCGGCTGAAAAGATCGATACAATTTTAGAGACTGAAAAAACAACCTTCGGACAAGCCGCCTATCTGATACAGACAGCCTTGAATGACGGATCCGACAAGCTTGATTTTGAAACAGCATTTGACCGCTTTAAAAGCGGAAATAAAAATGTAATACGGGATTCGGTTACGGCAGGCGATGTAATACCGGTCAAGACCTACGCTTTTTTATTAATGAAGTCCTTCAATATAAAAGGAGGTTTAATGTACCGCATCTATCCCTGCCCACGATATGCATATCGTGATCTGAAGTACCTCGCGGTTATCCAAGATAATAACGATCCCGATGCACCGATGACGGGATCTACCATGCTCCAAATACTCGGACGCATCGATACGGTACAAGGCGGTGAACAATGAAACGTATACTATCCTTTCTTATCATAGCGGGTGGTATGACAATGTATGCTGCCGCATTGGATTTCGGTGTCAACCTGTCCAATAGTACCGAGTTAAACGGTACAAATAAGACTTTTAACATATCGCAGGCAAATGCAGTGGAAGCATTCGTTGAATTTCCCGTAAAGGATTTTTCATCGATATATATTTCCGGCGAAGCCCGATTTTCAGGGGCTTTCCCTATTAATCCTAAGGGAGCAGCTCAATTGCTCCCGATCCACCAAGCATTTAGACTGAAAAGAACGGATTGGTCGGGCAATAAGATCTTTAATGAGATCGGCTTGCAATGGTCAGTCGGACGTACTTCATTCAACGACTATTCAAATAAAATTTTGAGCGGTTTATTTGATGGTGGCAAAATCAACCTTATAATCAAGAAGGCCAACATTGCTTTTGCACTTGGCTATACGGGACTTACCTATAAAACCGATGCACAAATCAAAATAGATTTGGATGATATCGAACGTTTGAACAATAAAAAAAAGGTACTTGCCCCTCAACGGTTGTTCTTCCTTCTTTCGGCCTCTTTCCAAGAGGTTATTCCTTCACATACAATAGGATTCGATGCCCTTGCTCAATTTGATTTACTTAAACTAACCGGAAGGACACACACGCAATACTTTATACCGTATATCCATGGACGGATAGGCAGGAATATTAACTGGCAATACTGGATAGCCCTCCAATTAGGAGAAGCTCCAAAATTTACCTACTCACTCGCATCGGGACTTGCAGTACAATATTTTAACCCCAATTGGCGTTATTTTACGGTAACCGGTAAGCTCAACTGGGCAGCAGGAAACTACGATGGTACAGGACCGATGCGTTCATTTGTACCTATTACAGACACAAAACAAACAGTTGTTGCCAATGGGTCGATCAGCTCGTTTAGCAATACGCTTACCGGAGGACTCACGGTAAACGCTCGCCCGATACAAGGTCTTTTAACGGAATTATCATACATACTGCTGACCTCTCCGAATACCATACGCTCGCCTGCCTACATGGGATCCGAATTATCGGCGAAAGTAGCGTATCAATTCCATAATGATTTTGATGCATCATTCACCGGAGGCATCTTTATACCAAATCGGAAAGTTATCACAGCGTATAATCTGCGCTGGCTGACTGAACTGACATTTACCGTAAAACTATAGGGAACCGCTACAAACTGAAGTTTTTAGAGCTCCCCTATAGCGCTTCATTTTAGGAGGTGTACTATGAAAAGATATCTAGGAATTTTACTACTCTGCATGGCAGGAATTTTCTCAGCTGCAGCAGCTAACCTGACAGCAACAGTCACCGAAATTGCCGGAAAAGTTGAATGCAAACATCCCGGAAAAGATTGGAAAGCTGCAAAAGTAGGTGATGTTTTACCTGCCGGTTCTCTTATCTCTACCGGCTTTAAGAGTACCGCTATTCTTAAAACGGAATCGGCAGTACTGACGGTAAAACCTGTTACCCGCTTATCACTTGAAGAGCTGATAAAATCAGAAGG from Treponema vincentii harbors:
- a CDS encoding four helix bundle protein, with the protein product MVITNYKLPIDNVIVDKSKAFALKVIALYKKLCDTNREFVMSKQLLKSGTSIGANIKEAQQGQSKADFYAKLLG
- a CDS encoding ABC transporter ATP-binding protein/permease; amino-acid sequence: MIKKRLITFLAHSKRYVYLNVLWQWIALVSQIAAVFFIGRLLESLFKGTITSKGMITAGVVFIAALAVRAVATKYATRYAFLAGRDVKTTLRDALYAKLLKLGAAYRDSIATSEVVQLASDGIEQLEIYFGRYLPQFFYSLLAPLTLFAVLAPVSFKAALILLGCVPLIPISIVAVQKIAKRLLSKYWGAYAGLGDRFLENLQGLTTLKIYQADEAKAEEMDREAEHFRRITMKVLSMQLNSITVMDVIAYGGAAAGIITAAYQFATGSISIAATFSIILLSAEFFIPLRLLGSFFHIAMNGMAASDKLFYILDLPEPAEASGAIDSAAGITVQDLSFSYTEQRAILADINLTIPHGSFIALAGESGCGKSTIAALLSGKHKNYTGRILFGADELKTIDECCIMRHIAVVKHNAYLFKGTVGDNLRIAKPDASDEEMTAVLKKVNLSDFLDTQKGLDTELQEGGVNFSGGQRQRLALARALLFDSPVYIFDEATSNIDIESEERILQVIHELKQTKTVLLISHRLANSVDTDCIYFMEHGRITEKGTHNELMALDGRYCALYKSQSELERYGNTADSQAVHEER
- a CDS encoding amino acid ABC transporter ATP-binding/permease protein → MNTSKRRSALTIMGSLITLVRPLLPVMVIAITAGVLGFLCAIFITILGGEAVIAAIYDKVPIAIGKTFFGLSLKQIAIAIIILGVLRGALHYGEQYCNHYIAFKLLAIIRHKVFSVLRKLAPAKLEGKDKGNLISLITIDIELLEVFYAHTISPIVIAVLTSLCMLIFLGSRSLIAVPVALAGYITVGVIIPLRNGKRTSEQGLAFRTEFGNLNSFVLEALRGLEEIIQYGAGERIRTELRQRSDNLGKGGEYLSTQEARQRIETNTVILFFTFAQLFLSIMLFRQGSIDFAAAVGITLGMSASFGPVLALAQLSNNLHQTLASGDRILSLLEEQPLVEEIPPDGKQRSFEGAAADHIDFSYGSERILHDYSAVIQKDSITGIHGASGSGKSTLLKLLMRFWEVQKGAIRISGEDIKTVPTGALRAMESCVTQESQLFKGTIADNIKIGKLDASEEAVIAAAQKASIHDFITTLPDGYNTPVGELGDTLSGGEKQRIGLARAFLHDAPLLLLDEPTSNLDALNERIILKSLKESGAGKTVVLVSHRKSTLNIADAVINIETTASDVF
- a CDS encoding CHASE2 domain-containing protein gives rise to the protein MKKKTSWPSIVIPCIIGLLSAGVYLFPFWIGVENRLYDFFLGLKSDVKEDSSIVLLDIDDVSIEKVGLYPWTRNTIAKGLEALTQLGAEFAVFDIEYIDKSPMSVDFTYLNGALKSEFAASFEEIGANVQDIFAALANNQITLPEAGVYGSELVDLIDQSRDTLYRHTKQVAIENDSYLGQAMRLFGSSFITVNMQDDPPSEGTEDLYAIAKERFVYPKLKVNAPLSDGRHSALVPIPEISRMAAGAGFTNVYIDSDGVRRRIRLTDNIGDTVFMQLAFSPLLKKLGAPEVVIDKNLVTLIGAVYDGKEENVSIPLDSSGMMLIRWPKKNYQNSFTHIPFYLLIDYAESGEKTASSLRLLRANQGWNLGPGYAPIDTCMQLWDESEELRRTALESGAVQDKEAWLTAVQTYWDTVKSFFETDYGTSVAHLFNEAKQAGNPEDAKLYDQVKADFETLYANAAASYNRHTELETALAGKLKDAFCIIGWSSTGTTDIGVNPFHSEYVNVGTHAAVANTILQRDFLQQAPVWVSALLAIAFSFGIIVVIRRFSTLVQIIAGVVLSLVVLMVNQLIFHFTGIYIFIISPVLALFVSFLTYSMVSFIISEREKSFLRKAFGTYLSGDVINEMIEDPSMLKLGGQKKWITAMFTDVKGFSTISEALDAEHLVKLLNIYLSGMSDIILEQRGTIDKYEGDAIISFFGAPVDYKEHARLACRAAVLMRRKEVELNELFMREGMSPNPLLTRIGINTGDMVVGNMGTERKMDYTIMGNAVNLAARLEGVNKQYGSWLLISDMTKNEIGDEFITRRFDRVRVVGINTPVQLWELVELKDAVDSATLDFLRRFEEAHCVFDRRDWKEAFKLFKALREERPDDGPSDAYLRKCEAFIQKPPADNWDGVFSLTQK